In the Glycine max cultivar Williams 82 chromosome 6, Glycine_max_v4.0, whole genome shotgun sequence genome, TAAAATGTTGGGCTATTGTAAAAATAAGGGTATTAACAACGTGAGAAATATTGTTATTATCATCATTTGTAATGACTTTCCCTTTGAGATCCGTCTTAAGTGCActgcaaattttttatttttcatcgttagtgagataattatcccaccatccTTTTAATTGGTCGAAAAATCCTGCCACTAGGATATCTATGATTGTTTCCTTCGAACATTCATGAGATGTCTGGTATGCCGTGGCTACCATGGTCATATGTTGAAGTgtattcaaaatattatattttgtttgggcATCTATATTCCATTCATAGATGTTATTTGTACTAAAGCTTTTAAAACTACTCTTGCCTCTTTCTTCTAGTAGGAGATCATGGGAGGTTGGTTGGTCTTTGATAATAAAGTTTGGAGGGTGTTTTCCAATGTTTGGAATTTATTGGATTAATGTCTTTTTCAGATACTGAACCTTCTTCAGttgtttgttttgaattttggtcactatcttcattaataacattaattaatttggaggtacttcttgttttcatttttgatgTTTCTTTTGAAGGTTAGGGAGTTTCAGGAATGACTCTAAGTAAACTATCAGTCGTGTTTAATAATTCACTATTGTTGTCACCTACTCCTTCTGTAAGGGATTTGTTTTTCCTCAGTttcctaattttttgttttgccttTTCGCTAACCTTAAAAGGTTTGAATAAGGGTTTTTCTATAGGGATATTTGACGGAGATTCTACATGAGTTTTCTGTTTAGGAGTTGCCTTTGTTTTAATGGATTCTTGTTCGCTGTTCTGCGATGCTAATTAGCAAGTGTACTGAgtcgcacaagtaatataaaatggtaagaatcgagtatcgaatcatagggaacttgtttcattcagaGAATATATGTTCAATGAGCAAACATTTGTTTAAAGCAAGTAAATATTAAATGgggtttttatatgaaaatctaATTAACTACAAACTAAAATGTCTAGAAGTTGAGAAGTAAAAACAGTCAAGTAAAAAGCGTTAGGTCATTCTACTAAACTTACTTTGATGTTGCTaaaggtttttctctatttaacattcttttagtgttcttatgctgaaaaattacccaaaccaagatccctcgagtgaatgggcctaactctatttaaacctcatccttgatccctcaataaatttaatttaaatgagttgcattaagattacaacataataaagactaaatcactacactccattcctagacatacaattttctagcttgctctatcaagttctaaggctttaaaaCACTTctcaatgctaaaaatcctaactatacatacaaatgagtgatcaagccataaacatgtaaaaataagcatagatagaagcaatgaacacataagaacatcattaaatagatagtaaaaaaGTATTATATCAAAGGTTCACTAGAACTCCCCAGCAagagatttagccttccattacaagcaatGAACTTTTCAGCACAAAGTATagatttttagaaaagaaaatggttgagaatggttgaggatgtctccttcaacctCTAGAACCCTAATCTCACCCCTTTAACCTAGACTCTCTTGGAGGTTGGTGGTTTGTCGCTCTAACTTCTTCTCTTGCTCTATTTTTCGACTCCTTCCTCTATTCTATGCTAACTTCAGTATTTTAAAGGCTCCTTGATGTTTTAGATTCTGAAGGCTCGTTTAGCGAGATTGGCTCGCTAAGCGCgagttagtgaattttggcttagcgagctgggCGCGCTAAGCACGAGAAAAGACAAACGACTCGTTAGGCGAGCTTGCGACATGCTGGGCAAGCACATCTCTGGCTGATCTTCTTCTAGGGTTTCTCATCACAATAAGCGAGCtgagtgcctcgcttagcggatgtcacTTGCTAAGTGCatatggctcgcttagcgagacatcaacTACTTGAACCTCCTTCTTCTTTTagcctgaaactgaagttgattcacattaattcataaaattgggAGTATTTACTgagtaaaatcaaactaaacatgaaaatatgcgcaattcctacaaaaagaacaataaattgGGGGAGAGATGCTAATTTTATGTGACtatcaaatataaaagttagtcgtaaataacGACTAACTTGAAGATATTTATTGGTGTAATTAGCCTGTTCCATTAGGCTTTTGATGTCTTTGGAGGTTATTTCTTCATTGACATCCTTTATTTTAAATGGTGTGGCCATGAAAGGTTTATCATTATTGTCTTTGACCTTTGGCAATTGGTATTGAGTTGTTGGAGGTAATTCCGATTGGATTAACTCACCGTCTTTGATTTGTCAATTTGTAATAACATTGGTTGTTGGATCACCTATGATATCTTGTTTCCATGGGTAATCTATGTTCTCTCTGATGGTATAGGCATGataccaatcaaagaaaaggacgTTGATTTTGACTCTTTcgaaaaattcataaaatttgtcttggatttgttttctatttgaacccttaaaatgtttaaaaaaccATTTCCTTTGAGGTTTATTCTCTGGAGAATAAAAGTCTTTCCTAAGGGTATCCTTATCAATGCTAAATTTGTtagataacatcataaggttcaTGCATAGAAGAGTATGTTGGAGATTGGATCAACTTTTGGTCGTCCTCTTGGTCTTGATTGTATGTAGTTCTAGGTATACTAGAGGTTGTATCTAATCCTTGGTGGTTTATACTAGTAAACTGGTTTTGTGACGCAGATCTAGTTAATCCTACTGGGATTGATCAGGTTCTTACCGAAAAAGACCTTCTTGTCGATTCGTATTCGGACCTTGAGGCTTCTATTCTGGATGAAAAAGAATTCCTCCTATTGAAGGTTATTTCTACCTTATCAGAGTTATCTTGCTTAATTTGTTCTATGGTTGGAGCAGGTCTGGGGACTGACAATGTGGCCTTGTCCATGATCCATTTTTCAGGAAGAGTTACCTCATCCCATTTTATGGTTCTTGGGAGAGAAACATTGGCCTTTGTCATATCGGTGACAAACAAAGTTGTCTGTCCTCTTTGTGGCTTTAAAAGGACTCTTGACGCACAAGTATTCATGACCTTGTACTGAATCTTGTATATTAATGCTACTGGGATTGatccttctttcatgtcaagACCATGAAAGTGGATGTTTAAGAACAGAGAATCAAGAATGTTTCTATCCATCAGACTCACCGTTTTGTTTGGGTAACGGTTGAAATAGACTGGTCCTTATCCTATACTTGTTTCCACTGTCCCCATTAAGGAATCTTCAAATTTGTTGTGCCTAATATCTCTAAGACACATTAATACAACGACATCTATACCCATGTCTATGAAAGGTTTGATGGTTACCTGGACACATCCTATGTGTAGGTATTTGTATTTTCCACTGTGttcattaattgaattttttgaaagtaaatggAATTCTTTCCCTATATCTTGTCCTAgaggaatattattttctacagttttaattatgtaataaaaattgtgtttgtcTTTGATTGTCTTAGAAACATAAAGTGTGTCTTGAGGGATTTCTGGAATATTCTAGTCAtccatattttgatttatttcttcGAATTGGACCTCCTCATTGAAGAGATTATGTTTTAGGACGACCTCGTGGGTCTGGTTTTCTTGCTAATTGAGTATATTTAAGTTTCTTGAAGAActgtttgaggatgatgaagatgaGTTGGAACGAAAAGAGATGTGGGAAAAAGAACGTAATAAACACGCCATAATAAATTCATCCTCTAGTATCTTCGCCTTTATGTGGTTCCATAGAAATGCTTCCATAAAGTTATATGTTACTAGGTTTCTTGgatttgaaaaaataacaatatagtTTGAACATTACTCTTATAACCACCAGTATATTATGtcttgatattttatttgaacaatataCTTTAATCTTATTATCATTTCTCATCCATGAGATTTACTGCTACAATactatttaactaaaatatcagAGACTGCTGTACTTTTAGAAGTACTGTTCAAACAtatattgtataaattaaaagtacTATACATCCCATGAAAACATTTACGGCCTTATACTTGAGTTTGattcttattaataaaaaataataattcatcatattaatttgattaacatGGTAACATGTAACCAAAAATGGTCCGTTCAAGTAGTTCGGACTTGAACATCTTAAGCACATGGTCAATctaaaaaagttcaagaagGCTGGCAATCAACCAGGATACTCTTTTGTAATCATATGTGCAGAAAAAAagctaataataatttaatataataacaaaaacacTATAAGGAGACATCTAATAGGGGAAGTTTTGAGTTTTCTAAAAATCTTAGGTGAAAAATGTGAAGGTGATGCTTGGTTTtagtgttttctattttttattttcaaagaagtcagaaattaaggataaaaatatgtttgtttaaaatttagaaaacattttctccaaaagtattttaaaaaattagtccaaaactaaaaacaacaaataaatgtttttatcattttctaaaatagtgaaaatttgatgccattttaaaatattttattttcaatatatgttttccaaatcttaaaattttgaaaataaaaattactaaaaaataaatattcaaaccATGTATCACCTTAATTTCCTATATTTGGTATCCgttctaaaaaataagattctcgaggaaaaaaaacaatatttcacatgaatattttttaacaagtttctcacaaaatttttttatggaatgaGGATATTATTTTGCtgagttcatttttttattataataaaaataccatattatttttattaatgtaataaataattaaaataactattaaaaaatataacataattattcgattcttaaaaaaaattatttaaatatttccgACGAACATCCAAATAAACTCAGATTCCCCAAAATATGAtttcatgattcatgatttccTGACATTTTTCCTACCAAATACCCCGTAAAACTTTAGGATACCAAAATTCTTTTTGTCCTTAACATCCAACGGGACCAACCAAAAAGTGCTTACTTTTGGCAGTAAAACACAAGTTATGGTTGGTAAGTCTGGGAAAGAAGACCAATTCTAGGTGGGAAACACTGAGAAAGTGTTTTTTGCACAGTTAGATTTCACTACTTCTATATCTActgttcaaattattttttttctctcagttTTCCTATTTTTCCCTTCTACAATCCCTTTCTCTTTGTCATGAACCTTTATCCTCTTCCTCTCCACCTCCTTTCCCGACAACGAATTGTAATGAAAGGATCTTATTCATGAATATGTATTTACTTAATTTAACATATCAGATTGAGTTGTCTTGAAACATATGATTGGTAATACTTCATAAAAATGAGGGTTTGGCATGTGAATCAAGGAGCAAGGGAGAGTTGCAGCGAAGTTGTGGGTGAGAGAAAGAGGCAGGGACAGATCGggaaagacacaaaaagaaaaagaaaaaatctgaACCCTTAACTTAAAATCTATCAGATCTAACGGTGCAAGAAACCTTTCACAAGGTGGGAACTTATTAGCTTTCCCACCCTAGAATTCCTCGGCAAATAGAGTGCATAGTCATCCCGTTACTTCGTGAGACTTGCTTCACATTGATTGGATTGGTGCTAGTGCTACGGATGAAGTAAAGTAAACTTCTGGGCCCCACTTTAGCGTGTAATCTATAGTCAATTAGTAATTTAGgttgtatttaatttatattttcataaaatttaaatttacttaaaattactttcatcatatatttttaataaaaataaaaataaaaattcaatcaaatacatttttatcattattttttatttttaataaaaataaaaacaaaaaacaacctAACCAAATCCTGTCAGTATTCTCATTTCCATAAACCAATAATAAAAGAAGAGCAAAACTTCGTGGAACTGAACTCAGAGTCTTCGTCAATATAGTAATGGTAATTTAAAACCATGTCCATGTTCACAAGCTTTACATAAAGGGATGCTTCAGCAGTTTTGAAACACAAAGCAACCAAGCAAACATAAAACTTTCCGAAACTGCAGGGTATTGTAAGAAACAAACATGGCTGTTGGGTCGCTTGGAGACAACATAGGATTGAAAGAAGAGTTCATCACCAATGTGTGTGGTTTGGCCTTCCAAGCTAACATGTCACCGGAGAATCTCTACCATTTCCATGAGATTGAGATTTTTTCCGAAATTTATCATGTTTTCAGCTTTTCAGGGTCTTGGAACCCCCATGAATGGCTTGTTAATAACAAACCTTTTGGGGAAACAAAGATAGATCATGCCCTGTTTCCTTCACTTAGAAGTATTGGCAATGATGAAGCTGCTTTGGTGAATGAAGGCTTCGCAAAGAGATTCGACCTCATATTGAAAACTAGCTCCATTAAATCTGAGGTATGCAACAGtcttaacaaacaaaaaactatTAGTTGGTCTTAGACTATCAACTAGTAGATTAGTCGAGACCACAGATAAATGGTGTCTAagatcatttaataatttttcctaATGGGCAACCTTTAATTGATGTTAACTAATGttgtttgttgtattttttatccCACATGTtgcaattttaagtttttaacacCCTGTAACTAATATAAGACAATTGTTCAGTTTTTTTGGTAGTTACTTCAGTTACCGTGATACTTTCtatttttgattaattatattgACTTAAGCAAATAAACCGTCAAAATATGTATAGGTGAATAAGGCTATGGTTGATGGAAAGCAAGTAGTGTTTACAGGGCACTCTTCTGGTGCTGCAATAGCAATTCTTGCTACCTTTTGGGCCTTGGAAGAGTACCTTAACCCAACCAAACCCCAAAACCTCAAGCATCCCTTTTGTGTTACTTTTGGGTCTCCCTTAATTGGCAATCATATATTCTCTCACTCTTCAAGGAGAGAAAATTGGTCTCACTATTTCatacactttgttttgaggtaTGACATAGTGCCAAGGATTTTGCTTGCTCCCTTCTCTTCTGTTGGCCAAACTTTTAGCTCTATTCTTCAAATCTTGGACCCCAACTTCGAAACTTCCACCCAAGACCCAACAAGGAATTGTGTAATCTCTCAATTTTACTCAACTGTGATGACAAACGCAGCAACTGTTACAAGCCATGCTGCTGGCATTCTCATGGGCAGCACAAACATGTTATTGGAGACAGTGACGAATTTTGTTGACTTAAGCCCTTATAGGCCCTTTGGAACATATGTTTTCTGCAATGGAAATGGACAGCTGATTGTGGTGAAAAACTCAGATGCTGTTTTGCAACTCTTGTTCCACACTGCTCAGTTAAGCAATTTTGCAGAACTAGAAGAAGTTGCCAATAATAGCATATTGCAACACCTGAACTATGTGGCTGAGTTGCAGGAAAGCTTGGGAATGCAGAATGTAGTGTACTTGGAGCAACTTGAGCAACTTCCCTTGTCAGCTGATGGTTCAAATAGCGATGTTGCAACAGCCTTGGATGGCCTTGGACTGGTAAATCATTCATTGTTTCTTTTGCTATATATGTGCGACATAGAATCAGATGATTCAGCTGTTTaccaatttggaaaaaaataacgTCTTTATTAAGGTTTTtacaaaagttaaattttatcaatCTAATCATTAAATcatgttatgttattttcatgGTTATGTATATTGAGTTTTAAATAGTTCAAAAAAATTAGACGTataatcttaatattttaaatatcgaATGTCATAGTTTTCTAATTGCATAGAATTTTGTATATAATAGTATTTGCgatgaaatgtcatttaggtttttaattgtataaaattttgtagactTAGAtctattttataagatttttcaaTGCAATAGCTAAATTGGTAAAATTTAGTTTATGgagaataatattattaaaggtgTCATTCGATCAAAtttgacattaaaaaaatattatatattgattgtgtaaaataattttacatcatcattaatcataaattactatacatatatataataaatttgttgacttttatcataattatcttaaaagtgatataaaactattttatattattattaaactatTTTGACTGTtaacatcttttgattttattgcTATTATATTTCAAGCATAAATTATACAACAAGATTTAACTAATAAGTGATGATTTCTTGGCTTGGCTTAAACTTCAGAGCCCAAGAGCAAGACTTTGCCTTCGAGCAGCAGCAAATTTGGCGACAAGAAAACTTGACAACGAagataaaatcaaacaaaagaaaGTTTTTATTGAGCAAAAAATGAAAGACCTTAAAAAATACAGAGAAATGTGGGAGCATCAAAACGTTGGTTTCTACGATGGCTTCAGGGAGCACAAGAAAAAAGAGGACTTCAAGGCAAATGTGACAAGGCTAGAGTTGGCAAGTGTGTGGGACGAGATCATGGAAAAGCTAAGAAGTTACCAACTCCCAGATGAGTTTGAAGGCAACAAAGAATGGGTAGATCTTGGATCAAGGTTTCGACAACTAATGGAGCCTCTAGATATTGCCAATTATTACCGTCATGCAAGGCATTACGAGGATGGTTCTTCTTCTTACATGCTTAGGGGAAGGCCTAAACGATATAGGTACACCCAAAAATGGTTGGAACATGCTGAGAGAAGGCCACAGGAACCTAGCTCCACATCTTGTTTCTGGGCTGAGGTGGAGGATCTTCGCTACAAAACCAGTTATAGTAATAGCTCATCATTTGAAGATGTTAAGGAAAGGGTTGAGCAATTGGAGGCTCAATTACAAGCATGGAGCGAAAAGGGGGAGTTGGCTAATGATGTCTTCTTGGAGGGTTCTACCTTGGTCAAGTGGTGGAAAACTCTACCTCTACAACACAAGCAACAATCATGCATTAGAAATCTAATAAATGAGTGACAGATCAAGACAAACATGCATTAggctgtgttttttttttttttttcacattcaaTCATGTCGAACATCAAAGCTCTCTCACAAAAACTACGTTCAACATACTTCGGAATGTGTGATATGTgtaaaacaaacacacacttaaATGTCTTCTTGGAGGGTTCTACCTTGGTGAAGTGTGTTGGCTGAGTGAACTTTTcttatttctcttatttattgtattttattttcatgcttCTTTCTATTGTGTGTTATGTAATAAACATGTAGTTTCTTCTACGTTCTCTATCTATCTGAAAACAAATGGGTATTGAATATGTACTATCGATGACAGGTGA is a window encoding:
- the LOC100820237 gene encoding protein EDS1L, which produces MAVGSLGDNIGLKEEFITNVCGLAFQANMSPENLYHFHEIEIFSEIYHVFSFSGSWNPHEWLVNNKPFGETKIDHALFPSLRSIGNDEAALVNEGFAKRFDLILKTSSIKSEVNKAMVDGKQVVFTGHSSGAAIAILATFWALEEYLNPTKPQNLKHPFCVTFGSPLIGNHIFSHSSRRENWSHYFIHFVLRYDIVPRILLAPFSSVGQTFSSILQILDPNFETSTQDPTRNCVISQFYSTVMTNAATVTSHAAGILMGSTNMLLETVTNFVDLSPYRPFGTYVFCNGNGQLIVVKNSDAVLQLLFHTAQLSNFAELEEVANNSILQHLNYVAELQESLGMQNVVYLEQLEQLPLSADGSNSDVATALDGLGLSPRARLCLRAAANLATRKLDNEDKIKQKKVFIEQKMKDLKKYREMWEHQNVGFYDGFREHKKKEDFKANVTRLELASVWDEIMEKLRSYQLPDEFEGNKEWVDLGSRFRQLMEPLDIANYYRHARHYEDGSSSYMLRGRPKRYRYTQKWLEHAERRPQEPSSTSCFWAEVEDLRYKTSYSNSSSFEDVKERVEQLEAQLQAWSEKGELANDVFLEGSTLVKWWKTLPLQHKQQSCIRNLINE